The region AATCTTCCCTATAAAATTTCATTATTTTTGTTTTTGATTTTTATTATTGTTCTTCTTAAAGGGTTTTATTCTTCCCCAGAAAAAAAAATCATTATtttgttttcattttcattttaattttatttcattttctttctttaaCAGTAATACTCTTATTTTTTGCATATTATAACAAAGCGCAATTTATGTGTAAATTGCGTGCAAATTTTGCCATTACCTGGTTTTTATTGCCTTTTCTTAAAGGGTACTGTCAATGTTCAGTTTTTTTATATTCTTTCTTCCTCAAGGGTAATACACGGGCCATATCCTGATATTCTACTACTAGTCTATTGAGTACTAGTAGTACTTGTTTGCTCCTACCTAGTAGCTTGCCAAGTGAGAAACTAGCACACCAACCCGTCTGATTCGGCAGTCTTAATTAAATTCAGAAGAGACTAGGAGTAATATGAAGCTGGGTCGTGACCTATATGCTTTGCTAAGACAAAGTGACTGACCCTAAATAAGAATTCAGTCGATTGACATATAGCCGGTCCCCATCAGCATAGCACGTAGGTAAGGTATGCATGCTCATACAGCAAGCCAAGCATGCACACAGTCACACATGATAGCAGGTCCCTTCATCACTTCCGAATTATTAGTGCCCCACGCCACGAGCACATACACACACACTGACACACACGATCACGTCTTGCCACGAGGGAGCCACTGATCACTAGCTCTCACTTAGCGTTGACGAACCTGCAATCCTTCCTAACCTCCCCCTGCCCGCCGGTGAGCGGCCCGTTCTCCGACATCCTCACCAGCGCCGCCGCGAACGTCTCACGAAAGTACCCGTTATCAGCGGCCATCTTCTTCACGAACGGCGCGGTGCGCGGGTCGGAGGCGAGCCGCTGGTCCACGAGCAGGAGGCCCCTCCCCTTGAGCAGGTTCTTGTGGTACATGTTGTCGAGCACCATGGGCGTGGCGCGGTCGTTGCGCGCGTACGCCACGTCGCGGGTGTCCTCCCTCGCGTCCGCCGTCGGGCACCGGCCCCGGAGGTACGCGCCGTACGCCGGCTCGATGGCGCCGTCCACCGCCGGGTACAGCCTCGCCACCAGGTTGTTGCAGTGGACGCGGCCCACCGAGTGCGCGCCCAGCAGCGCCACCACGGCCTCCGCGTCCAGCCCCATGGCCGCGAACCTTGACAGCACCGCCGACACCGTGTCGTTGTGGTTCGGGATGTACCGCTCCACCTCGCCGTAGTGGCTCTCCGTGGCGTCCCGCCGCCCCGTCCGCATCGGGATGGCCGCCGGCCCGCCCAGCATGGCCGCGCCGTCCCGGGCGGCCAGCGCGAGGAGGTCCGCGCAGGAGACGGTGCCCGGGCACTCGCGCTCCAGCGCCGACTTGATGGCGCCCACGTACTTGAAGTTGCGCATGCCGAAGCTCCTCGGGGAGGCCTGCTCGGAGACGAGGCCCCTGGCGGTGTTGGTCTCCAGGAGCAGCGACGCGTCGCAGGACTTGACGGTGCAGTCGTGGAAGAGGGCCCGGAGCCACGACACGGCCGTGTTGCCGTGCTCCTCGTACAGGCTCCTCACCTGCTCCTTCACGATCTCCTCCGCCCTCGGGCAGCTCTCGGAGTAGAAGTTCAGCTTCAGACCACCGCCACTCGCAGCAGCGGCGGCAGCATTCCCTGCCATGGCAGCAGATTAAGCAAACCATCGGAAAAATGTACTCTACTTTAGATCTACGATCTCGATGCATTTGGCACGGAAATGAAGGAAGGGAAATTCGCAGTTTGTTACCAGCAGTGAGGCAGCAGAAGAGGAGCACTAGGCTTGAGCTCAGACCCATCTTCAGTTCACTCTGCCTTACAAATATCCAAGGTGCCCAACCCACTCTCATATCATCTCGTTCTTATAGCCTAGGCGCCAAGTGGGAGGGAGTGGTTGACTGAAAGTGACACCATTGGAGATGGCCCAGTGCTCTATATCCATGGAAATGCAGTTACTTCCGGGCTGACCGACACACGCAGAGGTGCGTGCAAGTGCAGTCGTACCAGAAAGACAAGTCATAAACTTTGGTTGAATGCGATTAAAGCCACGTTGAAATCAACTTTCTGTAAGAGGGGCCTTGCTTGAGAGTTGCTGAAAGAAGAACAGCTTTCAGTTCCATACCTTCCCAACTTCCGGAAAGTGGGGACGAGCGCGCTTACATGAATTTGACATGCACCACCACCTTACTCCATTTCAGTCAAAGAGATTTGCAGTGCATATGTGGTTCAATGAAAGCGTTTGAAATGAATGCATCCATCAGTTACCTGACTTGTTCTTAGACCTCAATTTGCAGCCTGCAAGTTTCAGTCATTGCACACTATACATAAACTTCACAGCAGAGGTCCACATTAAAAACCTCTGGGAACTGGCTACCAAGAACAAGCAAGGTAGTATGGGGGGAATATATGGATAACTAAAACCATTTGTTTCGGCGTTGCGTGGCTatcctaagagcaactccaacgggccgacccaaacggacggtgaTTTCGTCTTttttttgtccgtttggatcggccAGGCGAACACGAGCGTCCGCTTtcgcgtttgggtcggcgcgtgcaCCCAACGTTGGCGCGACCCATTTTGACAGCGTAAAAAAAACTGAATGCATGCATATTTAACATAAAAAACTAAATTAATTAAACATTAAAAGCCGGCCACGTAGGCCGGCGGGAGTCCACGCGTTCACATTAgcatttaagaaaaataaaaacaaactaAAAACTAGGCGTCGGCGCGTTGCCCTAGACAACGTCGTCCTCGGGGTcagtgaggtcgatgagcgtcggcgccggACCGGCCCAGCTGAACGCCGTGTTTCAGAGCGTGGCCATGTCGGGCGCCGGCTGTGAGGGCGCTGGTAGTGCCGCCGCCTGAGTCGccgcggcctggcgcgcctcctcctcggcatcggcgtcgcgctcgagcatctcgagGTACTCGCCCTCGCGGCGCTCCTCGGCCACCCGGATCTACCGCCAGTGATCGAGGTACGCCGCTCTTGCTCCGGTGTGGCCTGCATCCAGACCGGTGGTACCCTCACCCACTCGCGCACTACTCCCGTCCGGGAGTAGCGCTTGATGGGCTCCCGCTCCGGCTCCGGTTGTGGTTCGGCTTTGGCGAGGCGGCGGGAAGGGGACGGCGGGGCTACCGGCGGCACCACGCAGTCGCCGGCCACGGAGAGGGCCATGGCCTGCGCCATGGCCGCCTCGTActgagcttcttcttcttctgccgccCCCGCCCTGCGCCGCGTgtcctcctcgctctcccggtagacggccgcaagggccgcctggtCTTTCTCCTTGACGATGAGCGGCGGTGCCGGCACGCTGCGGTCGACCTTGCGCACGCCGcaccgcctcgcctcctcgtgctcgaaggcgaaccaacACGCCCAGTTGGGCGAGTCGTAGGTGTAGGCTTCGTCGCCGCGCTGCTCCGGCGTCAGGAGCGCCCGCCGGCGACGCACCTCCTCCGCGTGCGCCCTAGCCGACCGTGGCACCGTCGGCACTGGGATCCTTTCCggatccagatgccagtcgtgcggcagCGTCACGTCGGGGTACGGCAGCGGCACACGGTGGcgccagtgccactccgcctgaTGCACGGGCACGTTCACCCGCCGCCTCTGCCGGCGAGCCGGCGCAGGCGGAGGCGGGGTGAACTCCGCGGGGAAGGGGACGGCGGGGGCCTTGCCCTTCGacttgctgctgctgccggagaagaGCCGCATTTGAGCGGCTGGGGTGGCTAGGGTTTGCTTGCCAGCGATGGGGGAGCGAGCGTGGCCTAGATGGGGACGGAAactggatgaggacggccccgccatacGGTCAGCTTAAAAAAGGACGACCGacgtcgctgacgcgtgggcccggggtcataaattaagctgaccagCAAGGGGGCGGGTAGTTGGGCGATCGCCGGATGGGGCCACGGCGGACATCGAGAAGGCGCGCGTGGCGTCCGTTTCACGTTCGCGCCGACGCATTTGGGGTGCAAATTTGGGCCGCAAGTCGGCGCGAACGCGAAGCGGGCGCGTTTTggatttgggtcggcgcgttgggcctccATTTttatccgcgccgacccaaacagacgacggcggacgaaatgggtcgctccattggagttgctctaaacgtCTGAAACTCGGACGGCAATGCATTGGTCTCAATCAGGCTTGAAGCTGCATGTTTCCAAGTAGTACCCCGCCATTGCAAAGCAGTGTATGAACCATTATTGCAAACCACCGCTAAGAACAAATCATGTGAATGCTGAAAAATGTCGCAAATAATACGGACAAACTCTATGAATGATGTTCTGGGATATTTATTTTTCAAATATATATATGGACCATAAAACAAAGTGGAATGATGGCATGTCACATCGTCGGCCCTATATCTCAGTTATTGCAACCGTTCTTATTATGCATGGCCGTGGCCTAATAATGTGGATCATTTCTTTTTGTAGTGCTTTATTTGCACCACCACCTTACACTATTTCACTCAAAAGATCTGCAAGTGCCTACATCAGTTACACGGCTTGGTTCTTGGGCCTCGATTTACACCGTATCGCTTCAAAATGTTCACTGTGTATAAAAAATAATATCTGGGTTGTGTTAAACTGTGTTATTGCTGTATTAGGAAAATATTatccatttaaaaaaatgttgtaaaattttataaaatgttcatgatattGTTAAGAAATGTCCGTGctatgttaaaatatatttataccATACAAAAACAAATGTCACATGTTTCAAAATATGTTCTTAACTTTAGAAAAGTGATCCGTACAATCCATAAAGAGGTTCATAACAGTTAACAAAATACAATGCTTTTCCAAAACATGTCTATGATATTCTATGAAAATGTAGAATTTTATGCGTAATTTTAAAAAAGTATagtaaaaaatgttcataaaaataAAAGAATGTTTTAACACTTGACAAATGTTTTTCTCATTATAAAACATATTCATGGCattaataaaaatgttcaatgtgcatTACAAAATTTTCATCGTGTATTAAAAAATATTCAATGCCTATTTGACATAAGGTAAAAGGGGAAAATGGAGAAGGAAATAAAATAATTATAAAGATAAACACAGAAAATAAGAACATAAAAATCACTACGACACCTTCCAAAAACCGGGCGAAAGTCTACTAAAATCAATTCCCATCATAGAAACCCATCAGGATGNNNNNNNNNNNNNNNNNNNNNNNNNNNNNNNNNNNNNNNNNNNNNNNNNNNNNNNNNNNNNNNNNNNNNNNNNNNNNNNNNNNNNNNNNNNNNNNNNNNNNNNNNNNNNNNNNNNNNNNNNNNNNNNNNNNNNNNNNNNNNNNNNNNNNNNNNNNNNNNNNNNNNNNNNNNNNNNNNNNNNNNNNNNNNNNNNNNNNNNNNNNNNNNNNNNNNNNNNNNNNNNNNNNNNNNNNNAAGCACGAAGACAATATCACACTGACAGCGAGTATAGCGTCCGTGTCAGCTGAACTATTCCCTCCATGTGTAGCTACTAGTTCGGCCCATTTCTCATGTGTTTTTTTTTGTTTACTGGGATTCGACGCAGACGCTTGTGGTTTTGTTCGGTTGTTGTACTGGTTTCGGCTTGGTTTTTGTAGGCCTTTACccttttttttatttctctttggttttctttgttttttctcttttttgttttcttttttcaccGGGTTTCTCCATTTCTTGCTCTGTTGTCACTTTTTTAAAACAGTTTTATTTTTTCTTTATCAGATTTTGggtattttcttttaaaaaaattccttgctttttttgttttttgtaggTTTTTATTGGTTTTCTTTTTAAAACACGTGTAAAAAAGTCAGTATATAATATAAATTTTTGGTGTAACACGTGAAACATTTTTGATACCTTGAACATTTCAAATACATGATGCACACTTTTATTTTAATGTATGGTTTCAAGACTTCTTGAATACATGGTCAATTTTttaaaaataaagattgcaaatttTATTAATGGCAATAAACAGGTTTTTAAAAACTACACGGATATTTTTTAACATAGTAAACATTTTGAAAATTTCATTGACAGTTTTGGGAAAAACGTGAATATTTTCTTTAAAATGTCACGTAAATTGTTTTATGGcaatattttaaaaaaattgtataaacattttttctGTAGACCTTGAACATTTTATTTGAAACCAATGGGAACTATGAccgaacatagcattataagcatgatTGCTTTGTTGCCAATATTTGGCTAGCCAAATGTTGACAATACCAAGACTTGTCAAATATTGACAACTTTATATGAGATAGGCAACGCAACTCGGTAACCAACCAATTAGTAGCCAATATTTGGCACAATATCAAATATTAGCATGCCAATTTTTGGCACCAAACCAATTATGTTGTATATACCACAACAGAGATCCACATTAAAAACCTATGGGAACTGGCTACCCGGAACAAGCAAGGTAGTATTGGGGCAATTGGATAATTAAAACCTGGTGTTTCATTGTTGCGTGACTATATTAAACATCTGAAACTCGGACAACGATGCATTATTCTCAGTCAGGCTAGATGCTGCAAGTTTCCAAGTAGTACGCCGCTATTGCAAAGCAGTGCTTGAACCATTATTGCAAACCACCGCTAAGAACAAATTATGTGAATGCCGAAAAAATATCGCAAATAATACAGATAAACTTTGTAACTGTTGTTACGATATATttattttttcaaatatatgtggATAGAAAACAGAGTGGAATGATGGCCCATCGCATCGACGACCCTATATATCAGTTATTGCAAAGGGTATTGGGACTGTTCTTATGCATGGCTGTGGCCTAATAATGCGGGTCATTTCTTTTTGTAGTGTTTTATTTGCACCCCCACCTTACACTATTTCAGTAAAAAGATCTGAAGGTGCATCCATCAATTAAATGGCTTGGTTCTTGGGCCTCGATTTACACCGTGTCATTTTGAAATGTTCACTGTGtataaaaattaatatctggggagtGCTATTTTTTTTCTTGCGGTATTAGAAAATGTTGTCCATTTTTTTTTAAAACTGTTGtgacattttaaaaaatgttcatgatattaTTAAGAAATGATTGTGCAATGTTGAAAAAATGGTCATGGCATCCAAAAACAAATGTTCACGCATTTCAAAGATATGTTCTTAACTTTCGAGAATATCCCAGAGTCAACGACGACCATGTTTTTACACCATCATCTCTGTTGCAAAAATTTCTGCAACATCATCTGTGTTGCAAAAGTTCCTTCCGCAACAGCGCCTATGTTGCAAAAAAGTGAAGACGAAAAAAAAATATCTGCAACATAACctatgtttcaaaaaaaaaattgcaaATATTTCCACAACACAAGCTTTCTTGCAAAGGGTTCTGTAACACCGTCTTTGTTGCAATAGTGACGAGGAGACAGGGCCGCTAGATGTAGCCAGATCTAACGGCCGCTCAGGCGGACGTGTAGCACGTCCCATAGATTAATGTACAGTATGCTTTTTGTTGTTGCCAGAAGGTAAAAATGTATGATTTTCTTGTAGATTAACTTGTCCAGTGTTGGAAGCAGAGTAGCAACTCCCATATTCAGATTAACTCGTAGAAAATATGGAAAACAACTTGAATACTAGGAACAACTTTCAATTTCAGAGCTACCAACAATCATAAAAACGATTCAAACTGAATATCCCCAGGAAAAGCAGGGTAATATCTAAAACTGCATCTTTGTTGATCAGGATTTAAGTATCTCTAGAGACCGATGGACAGACCTCGATTACCCAATGTACAGTAGAATCTATCATTTGTTTTTCAAGAAAGAGATAGTGGAATGCCGTTTACAGAAATATTTCAGTTCAGCAAACTGAACTGCAACTATACGCGGGGCCTTGAGAGCTTAACTGATATCGCTGCCCGGCACCCCCGAGGCGCAGAGCGGCCAGAAGCCCAGAACCAAACCGCAGAGACCAGCAGCTCCGCCGCAGAGACCACGACGGAAGTGACCCAGGAATGGAATCCTCTGCTGCCAGTTAACATTTCCTCCCCAACAGCCCGGTAAATGTAAATGCCTCCCACAGCTTCAGTGATACATCAGGACAGCTTCAGTGATGCAGCGTGGGAAAGAAAAGGCCTGGTCGATGCTGAACCGACGTGAGAGAAACCGGGCGACTGAGAACGTTATTAGTCCCA is a window of Triticum dicoccoides isolate Atlit2015 ecotype Zavitan chromosome 2B, WEW_v2.0, whole genome shotgun sequence DNA encoding:
- the LOC119367166 gene encoding peroxidase 21-like, which gives rise to MGLSSSLVLLFCCLTAGNAAAAAASGGGLKLNFYSESCPRAEEIVKEQVRSLYEEHGNTAVSWLRALFHDCTVKSCDASLLLETNTARGLVSEQASPRSFGMRNFKYVGAIKSALERECPGTVSCADLLALAARDGAAMLGGPAAIPMRTGRRDATESHYGEVERYIPNHNDTVSAVLSRFAAMGLDAEAVVALLGAHSVGRVHCNNLVARLYPAVDGAIEPAYGAYLRGRCPTADAREDTRDVAYARNDRATPMVLDNMYHKNLLKGRGLLLVDQRLASDPRTAPFVKKMAADNGYFRETFAAALVRMSENGPLTGGQGEVRKDCRFVNAK